Part of the Rhodospirillales bacterium genome, ACGTTCGGGCGAAACCGAGGATGTGTCGGTGACCCACCTGGCGGTGGGTTGGCGGGCGGGCCAGATGAAGGTCGGCTCCTTCGCCCGTTCCGAACGCATGGCGAAGTGGAACGAAGCGCTCCGGATCGAGGAGCGTGCTGGTGCCGATGCCCGCTTCGCTGGTCGCGCCGCCGTGGTGGCGCCCCAATTTGGTGCCTGATCTGGGCTGACGGCAGACAGGTTCCAAGCCCGCGAGAATAGGGCCGGGCCTGCCAGACTTGGTCACGTGGGCCCGCACCCGACGTGGAGCATCGAGGACGTGCTGCTGCTTCGCCGGCGGCTAGCCAACTCGCGCCCCAGCCCTTCTGCTCTGCCGAATAGTGGGGATTGATATTCCCTTGGTCGCGTTTGATCTCGTTGCCGCGTCCCGTTCGGAACGCGCTGCTGACACAGCTTGGACACTGGTACGCCCGGAAAGGACCGACGCTGGCTTTGTCACCTCTTGCAGGGATCCAGTTCCAGAAATATGATTTTCTTATTCTGATATTCAGAGTAAGAACAACATGCGCATTTCTGAGCGTGGTCAGATCACCATTCCCAAGGCCTTGCGAGACCGCTTTGGGATGAGCCACAACGTGGAGGTGGAAATCACTCCGACTCGGGAGGGCCTTCTCATCCAGAAGCGGACGTCGGCAAAACATCCTGTGGAGCGCGTGTATGCGATCTTGGGCAATGTTGGCGACACGGACGAATATCTTGAAGAAATCCGCGGAAGGTGATCACGGCGGTCGACACAAGCATCTTGCTTGACGTGTTCATGGCCGATACTCGGTACGGCGAACGGTCGAAGTCATGGCTGCGCGCCGCCTACGATGCGGGCGCCATTGTGGTATGCGATATCGTTTATTCAGAGCTGGTTCCGGCCTTCCGCGATCGGTCAGTGCTCGACCGCGCATTGCGGGAAATCAATACAGCCGCTTCCCCAATCGATACTGCTG contains:
- a CDS encoding PIN domain-containing protein codes for the protein MITAVDTSILLDVFMADTRYGERSKSWLRAAYDAGAIVVCDIVYSELVPAFRDRSVLDRALREINTAASPIDTAVAYEAGIRWKRYRQAGGPRNRIITDFLIGAHAVTVADNFLTRDRGFYATYFPKLMKP
- a CDS encoding AbrB/MazE/SpoVT family DNA-binding domain-containing protein; the encoded protein is MRISERGQITIPKALRDRFGMSHNVEVEITPTREGLLIQKRTSAKHPVERVYAILGNVGDTDEYLEEIRGR